The following are encoded together in the Xanthomonas sacchari genome:
- a CDS encoding efflux transporter outer membrane subunit, protein MSRHRLRCAGALALASALALGGCASKPIPDLRQPSLPAHWSSATPQAAAPRPPGSAWWQDFHDPQLDALVAQALQDDLEVGQALARLRAARRLDAVADATLRPQLRARTEDPIDPDASASFLVVGVDSEWELPLFGRGEATNRVARGDLQSAQANLAQVRAATISDVTHNWIDLRHAQQAERLLQDIADARQRQASLQQTLVDLHLAAPATAAQAQAAVLQAQSAVNEPRDAAAAAARRLAVLLGRDAPDPAWSTAAASSAPGQLQIAAVDSVPADLLRRRPDIAAREAEVISAAGALGIARADRYGSIGLGGAIRWSTSLLSHRRTTTHGIASFGPVIDIPLFDWGIRQARAKARGDLLEAATLAYRQTVLSAVNEVEDALTALEQQRRNVETEQQVLQAQQQVAEAAQQRRRLGLGSDLDVATQQAARDQATLELLEAQRQRDLAYVALHTALGSATAPIPGAGTGNAREGAQP, encoded by the coding sequence ATGAGCCGCCACCGTCTTCGCTGCGCCGGCGCACTGGCGCTGGCCAGCGCGCTGGCGCTGGGCGGCTGCGCCAGCAAGCCCATTCCCGATCTGCGCCAGCCGTCGCTGCCCGCGCACTGGAGCAGCGCGACGCCGCAGGCGGCTGCGCCGCGCCCGCCGGGCAGTGCCTGGTGGCAGGATTTCCACGATCCGCAGCTCGATGCGCTGGTCGCGCAGGCGCTGCAGGACGATCTCGAGGTCGGCCAGGCGCTGGCACGGCTGCGCGCGGCGCGGCGGCTGGACGCGGTCGCCGACGCGACCCTGCGGCCGCAACTGCGTGCGCGCACCGAGGATCCGATCGATCCGGACGCCAGCGCCTCGTTCCTGGTCGTGGGCGTCGATTCGGAGTGGGAGCTGCCGCTGTTCGGTCGCGGCGAAGCCACCAACCGCGTGGCCCGCGGCGACCTGCAGAGCGCCCAGGCCAACCTGGCGCAGGTGCGCGCGGCGACGATCTCCGACGTGACCCACAACTGGATCGACCTGCGCCACGCGCAGCAGGCCGAACGCCTGCTGCAGGACATCGCCGACGCGCGCCAGCGCCAGGCCAGCCTGCAGCAGACCCTGGTCGACCTGCATCTGGCCGCGCCGGCCACCGCGGCGCAGGCGCAGGCGGCGGTGCTGCAGGCGCAGAGTGCGGTGAACGAACCGCGCGACGCCGCGGCGGCGGCGGCGCGGCGCCTGGCGGTGCTGCTGGGCCGCGACGCGCCCGACCCGGCGTGGAGCACGGCCGCGGCCAGCAGCGCGCCGGGACAATTGCAGATCGCCGCCGTCGACAGCGTGCCGGCCGACCTGCTGCGGCGACGCCCGGACATCGCCGCGCGCGAGGCCGAGGTGATCAGCGCCGCCGGCGCCCTGGGCATCGCCCGCGCCGACCGCTACGGCAGCATCGGCCTGGGCGGCGCGATCCGCTGGTCGACCAGCCTGCTGAGCCACCGCCGCACCACCACCCACGGCATCGCCTCGTTCGGCCCGGTGATCGACATCCCGCTGTTCGACTGGGGCATCCGTCAGGCCAGGGCCAAGGCGCGCGGCGACCTGCTGGAAGCGGCCACCCTCGCCTACCGGCAGACCGTGCTGTCGGCGGTCAACGAGGTCGAGGACGCGCTGACCGCGCTGGAACAGCAGCGGCGCAACGTCGAGACCGAGCAGCAGGTGCTGCAGGCGCAGCAGCAGGTCGCCGAGGCGGCGCAGCAGCGCCGGCGGCTGGGCCTGGGCAGCGACCTGGACGTGGCCACGCAGCAGGCCGCGCGCGACCAGGCGACGCTGGAACTGCTGGAAGCGCAGCGCCAGCGCGACCTGGCCTACGTCGCCCTGCACACCGCGCTGGGCAGCGCCACCGCGCCGATTCCCGGCGCCGGTACCGGCAACGCGCGCGAAGGCGCGCAGCCCTGA
- a CDS encoding sensor histidine kinase — protein MSATTAAHAPAYRHPSLRQRLLAFLLIPTVLLMLVVSSLFYLLMLKYTNHVHDMDLKEDTQGLANAVNDPGERMPLTLQARQLLEYSSDGRVFFKLDSRRHGVISGSTQPIPKHPDPAEIGRVMLYDDRMDNGVPVRVASLLLPSALEPGDWLTVSVAETLDDRHRRAREILVLMLPTELLLTCSLLVLVWHGVRVGLRMLEPAVRRLDDSQRDLSPVSGPDIPVEILPLTQAIDGLLGRLKHMMALQERFLADAAHQLRTPLAGLSMHVQRAQAGQRPEDTAQALQHIRQLTDRATRTSTQLLALTRTQAPRESIRELLPLDLAQWLPQALSDRIPDALHAGVDLGYDAGDDDAPAWVAADTYALRELLDNLLDNAFRHAAGRMVTVSLRRDPLYVRLAVDDAGSGIDEALLPRLGERFFRAPDAPEGGTGLGLAIVANIAARHHATLRYRRSALGGLRAELDLPAGAEPRA, from the coding sequence GTGAGCGCGACCACCGCCGCGCACGCGCCGGCCTACCGCCATCCCAGCCTGCGCCAGCGATTGCTGGCGTTCCTGCTGATCCCGACCGTGCTGCTGATGCTGGTGGTGTCGTCGCTGTTCTACCTGCTGATGCTCAAGTACACCAATCACGTCCACGACATGGACCTGAAGGAGGACACGCAGGGCCTGGCGAACGCGGTCAACGACCCCGGCGAGCGCATGCCGCTGACCCTGCAGGCGCGGCAGCTGCTGGAGTACAGCAGCGACGGCCGGGTGTTCTTCAAGCTCGACAGCCGCCGCCACGGGGTGATCAGCGGCAGTACCCAGCCGATTCCCAAGCACCCGGATCCGGCCGAGATCGGCCGAGTGATGCTGTACGACGACCGCATGGACAACGGCGTGCCGGTGCGCGTGGCCAGCCTGCTGCTGCCCTCGGCGCTGGAGCCGGGCGACTGGCTCACCGTGTCGGTGGCCGAGACCCTGGACGACCGCCACCGCCGCGCCCGCGAGATCCTGGTGCTGATGCTGCCGACCGAACTGCTGCTCACCTGCTCGCTGCTGGTGCTGGTGTGGCATGGCGTGCGCGTCGGCCTGCGCATGCTGGAGCCGGCGGTGCGCCGGCTCGACGACAGCCAGCGCGACCTCAGCCCGGTGTCCGGCCCGGACATCCCGGTGGAGATCCTGCCGCTGACCCAGGCCATCGACGGCCTGCTCGGCCGGCTCAAGCACATGATGGCGCTGCAGGAACGCTTCCTGGCCGATGCCGCGCACCAGTTGCGCACGCCGCTGGCCGGGCTGAGCATGCACGTGCAGCGCGCCCAGGCCGGCCAGCGCCCGGAAGACACCGCGCAGGCGCTGCAGCACATCCGTCAGTTGACGGACCGCGCCACCCGCACCTCCACCCAGTTGCTGGCGCTGACCCGCACCCAGGCGCCGCGCGAGAGCATCCGCGAGCTGCTGCCGCTGGACCTGGCGCAATGGCTGCCGCAGGCCCTGTCCGACCGCATCCCCGACGCGCTGCACGCCGGCGTGGACCTGGGCTACGACGCCGGCGACGACGACGCGCCCGCCTGGGTGGCCGCCGACACCTATGCGCTGCGCGAACTGCTCGACAACCTGCTGGACAATGCCTTCCGGCATGCCGCCGGCCGCATGGTCACGGTCAGCCTGCGCCGCGATCCGCTGTACGTGCGCCTGGCCGTGGACGATGCCGGCAGCGGCATCGACGAGGCCCTGCTGCCGCGCCTGGGCGAGCGCTTCTTCCGCGCGCCGGACGCGCCCGAAGGCGGCACCGGCCTGGGCCTGGCCATCGTCGCCAACATCGCCGCCCGCCACCACGCGACGCTGCGCTACCGGCGCTCGGCACTGGGCGGCCTGCGCGCGGAACTGGACCTGCCGGCCGGCGCGGAGCCGCGCGCATGA
- a CDS encoding response regulator transcription factor: protein MRILVAEDDTSIAVALRDSLAECGHVVDHVGDGAAAERALGSESYQLLVLDLGLPRRDGLQVLQRLRARRDEIPVLVVTARDAVEDRIRALDEGADDYLIKPFELSEFLARTRALLRRSSSGGVPELVLGQLRINLAGRRVWLQDQPLDLTAREFALLETLLLRSGRVVSRSQLTEALCDWQHEITDNGLDISMHRLRRKLHGAGVGIRTIRGLGYLLEESHAASPAADHAQTSQ from the coding sequence ATGCGCATCCTGGTTGCCGAAGACGATACGTCCATTGCTGTTGCATTACGCGACTCGCTCGCCGAGTGCGGCCACGTGGTAGACCATGTCGGCGACGGTGCCGCTGCCGAACGCGCACTCGGTAGCGAAAGCTATCAATTGCTGGTGCTGGACCTGGGCCTGCCGCGCCGCGATGGGCTACAGGTGCTGCAACGCCTGCGCGCCCGCCGCGACGAGATCCCGGTGCTGGTGGTGACCGCCCGTGACGCGGTGGAAGACCGCATCCGCGCGCTCGACGAGGGCGCCGACGACTATCTGATCAAGCCCTTCGAACTGTCCGAGTTCCTGGCCCGGACCCGCGCGCTCCTGCGCCGCAGCAGCAGCGGCGGCGTGCCGGAGCTGGTGCTGGGACAATTGCGCATCAACCTGGCCGGACGCCGGGTGTGGCTGCAGGACCAGCCGCTGGACCTGACCGCGCGCGAGTTCGCGCTGCTGGAAACCCTGCTGCTGCGCAGCGGGCGCGTGGTCAGCCGCAGCCAACTGACCGAGGCGCTGTGCGATTGGCAGCACGAAATCACCGACAACGGCCTGGACATCTCCATGCACCGCCTGCGGCGCAAGCTGCATGGTGCCGGCGTCGGCATCCGAACCATCCGCGGCCTGGGCTACCTGCTGGAGGAGTCGCACGCCGCCTCACCGGCCGCCGACCACGCACAGACCTCGCAGTGA
- a CDS encoding carbohydrate porin yields the protein MSRPLVSSLPLATLALALAAPLAHAQDASDAFKLKLAYTGEGAVSLDGGKHEGSAYAGQLMFGTDVDLQRLMGWNGATLKVYGINRHGTNLANGNIGNSTSVQEIYGGQGTRLANFTIDQKLFNDRLELEAGRSVANIHFLGSELCGYFQGNSACGNPTFVFRTSNFTYWPVSSWAAHAKAWVTPNVYVHVGAYEVNPIQAERGQHGLNWSTNDSTGVIVPYAIGYSTQASGARLPAMYELGGWQDNSDYRDPLNDRNGNPARLSGLDYATRSGRSGAFVRFEQQVTRPDPDSNRGLVLFGSVLKGTSGQLIEDHFLELGLVQRGTFASRPQDNIAFVVTQQHYSDDALEDLRLARAAAGGSGTPHRSQTMMELSYGIQVTPQLRIAPNLHYIVHPDQFNEPARTRDLPNALVAGLRLDWAL from the coding sequence ATGTCCCGTCCCCTCGTCTCGTCCCTGCCCCTGGCCACCCTGGCGCTGGCGCTCGCCGCACCGCTGGCCCACGCCCAGGACGCCAGCGACGCCTTCAAGCTCAAGCTCGCCTACACCGGCGAAGGCGCCGTGTCGCTGGACGGCGGCAAGCATGAGGGCAGCGCCTACGCCGGGCAGCTGATGTTCGGCACCGACGTGGACCTGCAACGGCTGATGGGCTGGAACGGCGCCACGCTGAAGGTCTACGGCATCAATCGCCACGGCACCAACCTGGCCAACGGCAACATCGGCAACAGCACCTCGGTGCAGGAAATCTATGGCGGCCAGGGCACCCGCCTGGCCAACTTCACCATCGACCAGAAGCTGTTCAACGATCGCCTGGAACTGGAAGCCGGCCGCAGCGTGGCCAACATCCACTTCCTGGGCTCGGAGCTGTGCGGCTACTTCCAGGGCAACTCGGCCTGCGGCAACCCGACCTTCGTGTTCCGCACCAGCAACTTCACATACTGGCCGGTGTCCAGCTGGGCCGCGCACGCCAAGGCCTGGGTGACCCCGAACGTCTACGTCCACGTCGGCGCCTACGAGGTCAACCCGATCCAGGCCGAACGCGGCCAGCACGGCCTGAACTGGAGCACCAACGACAGCACCGGGGTGATCGTGCCCTACGCGATCGGCTACAGCACCCAGGCCAGCGGCGCGCGCCTGCCGGCGATGTACGAGCTCGGCGGCTGGCAGGACAATTCCGACTACCGCGATCCGCTCAACGACCGCAACGGCAATCCGGCGCGGCTGAGCGGGCTGGACTACGCCACCCGCAGCGGCCGCTCCGGCGCGTTCGTGCGCTTCGAGCAGCAGGTCACCCGCCCCGACCCGGACAGCAACCGCGGCCTGGTGCTGTTCGGCTCGGTGCTCAAGGGCACCTCCGGGCAGTTGATCGAAGACCATTTCCTGGAGCTGGGCCTGGTCCAGCGCGGCACCTTCGCCAGCCGCCCGCAGGACAACATCGCCTTCGTCGTCACCCAGCAGCACTACAGCGACGACGCCCTGGAAGACCTGCGCCTGGCCCGCGCCGCGGCGGGCGGCAGCGGCACCCCGCACCGCTCCCAGACCATGATGGAACTGAGCTACGGCATCCAGGTGACCCCGCAACTGCGCATCGCCCCGAACCTGCACTACATCGTGCACCCGGACCAGTTCAACGAGCCGGCACGTACCCGCGACCTGCCGAATGCCCTGGTGGCGGGTTTGCGGCTGGACTGGGCGCTCTGA